In Phocoena phocoena chromosome 3, mPhoPho1.1, whole genome shotgun sequence, a single window of DNA contains:
- the TICAM1 gene encoding TIR domain-containing adapter molecule 1: MASTGPSLSGAFDILGAVGQDKLLYLKHKLKTLRPGCRGADLLHALVLLKLGQETEARISLEALKTDAVAKLVARQWAGVDSTEAPEEPPDVSLAVARVYHLLAEERLCPAPMREEAYRAAVRAFRSRDDPQLGELQEEARDRCGWDVLRDLEAIQTLHSDLGCLLPSSASPSGTRSDPRPIEDLSDWSRGHSLRSTGSPASLASNLEISQSPTMALLSSHHSPHGPSKLCDKPRASPVPEPAPMGCQEPEEMSWPPSVEAARPPVRPNSPAPRLPEVAADACPASLHDPPEAPKTSSHYSVECTDVPAAPKSLPSPSRNACPVADQTPIQLSEEDTTYPAAQPRPPTPSAPQTSPPKAHPTVSKPGPCPPELESPEQKFYNFVVLHAGADEHIALRVRERLEALGVSDGATFCEDFQVPGRGALHCLQDALDHSAFTILLLTSNFDCRLSQHQANQSLMSSLTRHGWQDCVIPFLPLESSLTQLSPSTSSLLTALVWLDEHSPIFAKKVANTFKSQKLRARKAKWRKEQDVRALQEHSQHLEGERQQAAAWSAAQSAYFHNYLSYQRQMEKLQVAFGSYMPFETRQPSVLQAPFGGPGPLGAPPPAFPTRPGHQPPPLPPWLAGMPPPAFPQPPVAFPQPQAFPQPPDFPQTSPVHPQSPGLQPLIIHHAHMVQLGLNNHMWNQRGTQAPEDKTPETE; the protein is encoded by the coding sequence ATGGCCAGCACAGGGCCGTCGCTTTCTGGCGCCTTTGACATTCTAGGCGCGGTGGGCCAGGATAAGCTCTTGTATCTTAAGCACAAGCTGAAGACCCTGCGGCCAGGCTGCCGAGGGGCGGACCTCCTGCATGCCCTGGTGCTCCTAAAGCTGGGCCAGGAGACCGAGGCCAGGATCTCCCTGGAAGCACTGAAGACGGACGCTGTGGCGAAGCTGGTGGCCCGCCAGTGGGCTGGTGTGGACAGCACTGAGGCCCCAGAGGAGCCCCCAGACGTGTCCCTGGCCGTTGCCAGGGTGTACCACCTTCTTGCCGAGGAGAGGCTGTGTCCAGCGCCAATGCGGGAGGAGGCCTACCGCGCAGCCGTCCGTGCTTTCAGGTCCAGGGACGACCCCCAGCTGGGGGAGCTCCAGGAAGAGGCACGAGACCGGTGCGGATGGGACGTCCTTAGGGACCTGGAGGCCATCCAAACTCTCCACTCCGATCTGGGGTGCCTCCTGCCGTCCTCGGCATCACCCTCCGGGACCCGCAGCGATCCGCGGCCCATCGAGGACCTTTCGGACTGGAGCAGAGGGCATTCCCTGAGATCCACCGGCAGCCCGGCCTCCCTGGCCAGCAACTTGGAAATTAGCCAGTCGCCCACCATGGCCCTCCTCAGCAGTCACCACAGCCCCCACGGGCCCAGCAAGCTGTGTGACAAGCCCCGGGCCAGCCCGGTGCCCGAGCCTGCCCCTATGGGCTGCCAGGAGCCCGAGGAGATGAGCTGGCCCCCATCAGTGGAGGCTGCCAGGCCCCCGGTGCGGCCAAACAGCCCAGCCCCCAGGCTTCCCGAGGTGGCCGCAGATGCATGCCCCGCCAGCCTGCACGACCCCCCGGAAGCTCCAAAAACCAGCAGTCACTACTCGGTGGAGTGCACGGATGTGCCAGCAGCTCCCAAATCTCTCCCCTCGCCTTCCAGAAACGCCTGCCCTGTCGCGGATCAGACGCCAATCCAACTTTCAGAGGAAGACACCACTTACCCGGCGGCTCAGCCACGCCCACCGACTCCATCGGCCCCCCAAACGTCCCCTCCTAAGGCTCACCCTACCGTCTCGAAGCCGGGGCCCTGTCCTCCTGAGCTGGAGTCGCCGGAGCAGAAGTTCTATAACTTTGTGGTGCTGCACGCTGGCGCCGACGAGCACATCGCGCTGCGCGTGCGCGAGAGGCTGGAGGCCCTGGGCGTGAGCGACGGCGCCACCTTCTGCGAAGATTTCCAGGTGCCAGGGCGCGGCGCGCTGCACTGCCTGCAGGATGCCTTAGACCACTCGGCCTTCACCATCCTGTTGCTCACCTCCAACTTCGACTGCCGGCTGAGCCAGCACCAGGCGAACCAGTCGCTAATGAGCAGCCTCACGCGGCACGGGTGGCAGGATTGCGTGATCCCCTTCCTGCCCTTGGAGAGTTCCCTGACCCAGCTCAGCCCCAGCACGTCCAGCCTGCTCACCGCCCTGGTGTGGCTGGACGAGCACTCCCCGATCTTTGCCAAGAAGGTGGCTAACACCTTCAAGTCCCAGAAGCTGCGGGCCCGCAAGGCCAAGTGGAGGAAGGAACAGGATGTCCGGGCCCTGCAGGAGCACAGCCAACACCTGGAGGGTGAGCGGCAGCAGGCAGCGGCGTGGAGTGCCGCGCAGTCAGCTTACTTCCATAACTACCTGTCCTACCAGAGGCAGATGGAGAAGCTCCAGGTAGCTTTCGGGAGCTACATGCCATTTGAGACTCGGCAGCCTTCTGTGCTTCAGGCGCCCTTTGGGGGACCGGGGCCCCTCGGAGCCCCACCACCAGCCTTTCCCACCCGGCCGGGCCATCAGCCGCCGCCCCTGCCTCCTTGGCTGGCGGGCATGCCCCCACCGGCTTTCCCGCAGCCCCCGGTGGCTTTCCCGCAGCCCCAGGCCTTCCCGCAGCCCCCGGACTTCCCACAGACTTCACCCGTGCACCCTCAGAGCCCTGGGCTGCAGCCCCTCATCATACATCATGCACACATGGTACAACTGGGACTCAACAACCATATGTGGAACCAGAGAGGGACGCAGGCGCCCGAGGACAAGACGCCAGAAACGGAATGA